The proteins below come from a single Camelus bactrianus isolate YW-2024 breed Bactrian camel chromosome 2, ASM4877302v1, whole genome shotgun sequence genomic window:
- the LOC105074942 gene encoding rho-related GTP-binding protein RhoH has translation MLSSIKCVLVGDSAVGKTSLLVRFTSETFPEAYRPTVYENTGVDVFMDGIQISLGLWDTAGNDAFRSIRPLSYQQADVVLMCYSVANHNSFLNLKNKWIGEVRSNLPCTPVLVVATQTDQREVGPHRASCVNAIEGKRLAQDVRAKGYLECSALSNRGVQQVFECAVRTAVNQARRRNRRRFFSINECKIL, from the coding sequence ATGCTGAGTTCCATCAAGTGTGTGTTGGTGGGAGACTCTGCGGTGGGGAAAACCTCTCTGTTGGTGCGCTTCACCTCAGAGACCTTCCCGGAGGCCTACAGGCCCACGGTGTATGAGAATACAGGCGTGGACGTCTTCATGGATGGCATCCAGATCAGCCTGGGGCTCTGGGACACAGCCGGCAATGATGCCTTCAGGAGTATCCGGCCCTTGTCCTACCAGCAGGCGGACGTGGTGCTGATGTGCTACTCCGTGGCCAACCATAACTCCTTCCTGAACCTGAAAAACAAGTGGATCGGTGAAGTCAGGAGCAACCTGCCCTGCACCCCTGTGCTGGTGGTGGCCACCCAGACTGACCAGCGGGAGGTGGGGCCCCACAGGGCCTCCTGCGTCAATGCCATAGAAGGAAAGAGACTGGCCCAGGATGTGAGAGCTAAGGGCTACCTGGAGTGCTCAGCCCTCAGCAATCGGGGGGTACAGCAGGTATTTGAGTGTGCCGTCCGAACTGCTGTCAACCAAGCCAGGAGACGCAACAGAAGGAGGTTCTTCTCCATTAATGAATGCAAGATCCTCTAA